Below is a genomic region from Deinococcus ruber.
TGACGTCTGGGATTGCGTTGCCAGAATACGGGATATCATTCGGCCTTTCGCCTGAATGGGTCCGAAGCATGACCAGAGCGTGAGGCCTGACCACCAGACTCCGGTATGTCCGACTCCCTCAGCATCTTATGAATGCCAACCTACGCCGAGATCAATAATATACAAGTGGGAGGGGTCGTGTCGTTGCCCCGTATCCCCCTTCCCACTTCTCCTGCGCTTGCTCTAGCACCCGCCTGGGAACAATTCTGCCTGCACCAAAAACGCCTCCCGAACACACGTGACCGCCCAACAGGGAGACGCGACAATCCACGTTCCACCTCGCTAGCGCTGGGCAACGGCGGAGAGAAACTGCTGCGTCCGCCCGCAGATCTCCGCGGCATTCCGATCAGTGAGTGCATGCGGCGCGCCCTGCACCTGCACCGCCGTCACATGCCCGAACCTCCCCATCAGGTTGCTGACGGTCTGAGCATCCACCACACGATCTTCCGAACCCGTCAGGATCAGCACGGGAACATGCACCAAGGCCAGCAACGGAAGCACCGTCTGCGAACGAATCGACCGGGCCAGCTGATAGAACCTCAACGGCCCAGCCCGGACATACGCCGACACGCACCACGGCCAGAAGCCTGGGCGTTCCCGTGGCAGATCCTGCAGCAGATGCCCGACTTGCAGATGAATCGCCGGATTCTCCGGAATCCCAGTGGGTGCACACGCAATCAGCGGGCCCGACAGGTGAGGAAACCGAGCGGCCAGCTGGATCACCACCTCCGCACCCAGGGAATGCCCCAGCAGGGCAGTGCCCTGCAGGGCAGTGGCCTCCACCCACTGCGCCAGGTGCTCCGTCAACTGGTCGGGATGGTTGGCGTTGTGGAGGTGCCCGGCCGACAGACCGTGGCCGGGAGGATCATAGAGCCACACCGTGTGGGACGCTGCGAGGAGATGGGCGAGGCGGCGGTACATCCACGACGCGCAGCCGAGCCCCGGCACGATCACGATCGGGGCGTGAAGCCCCGTCCCGTAGCGCCGGGCATGGGTGCGTACCCCGCGGATCGTTGAGAACATCGAGCGGCCTGCCGGGACCGTTCGCCAGGTGTCTGAACGGACGGCACTGGCCAACGCTGGGCGAAATGTGCGGCGGGTCAAGGGCGGCATGCCAGAGCATAGCCGCTCTGCACGTGGTGATATGGATTCCGATGAATTCCTGCATAAAGGCCACCAATGGAAGAGCGTCTGATGGGTCAACAGGTCATGTTGGGTTTCGAGCCAGGCGCACTGCTGCCCAAGCGTCTCCATCAGGGCGGCTAGGGGCTTGAAACAGGTGTTCGCGACGGTGGCATCCGTCAACTGCCATACACGTTCAGCGGGTTGAAGTTCGGGCGCGTAGGGCGGCAAGGTGACGCGCTGAAGGCCAGCGAGGAGACCGGTGTCGGCAGAAACATGGAAGCCCGCCCCATCTTCCACGACCAGGATGTGGTGATCCGCCCCCGCAGCGACACGGGTGGCAAAGGCCGCCATCACCGCTTGGTACGCGGCGTTGCTGACCTCAGGCACCAACCAAATGCGGCTGTGGCCGCTTTCAGGACACACGAAGGCGTAGATGTACCGCCATTCAGAGCGAGGAGGCACCGGGCACACCAGCAGCTGTCCAGTCGGTGCCCATATCCGCCGCAGGATTGGCTGCAGGCCGATCCGATGTTCGTCCATCGTCCACCGCGACACCCGAGGACGGAGACGCTCCGCGGAGCGTCTCCGTCAGCGTTTTGATTTGAACGCTTCTTTGACGGCTTCATCACCGTTGATCTGCCTGGGACGAGGGTTCTGAGGTGAGAAGCCAGCCGCGCGCATGAATTCGTACGTCCGCGATACAGACACCTGTTTGCCGGAGGTCTGCAGCATCCAGTCCTGCACCTGTTTACCCGCCCACACGATCTGCTGCTGAACATCACGGTGGAGACGAGCAGCAAGACCTTGCTGCTCCTCAGGCGTCAACACGGTCGGCGCACCGCGATTCTCGGCACGACCCCATCCCGCAACCCGTGCAACCCCAAGCCGTGGGAGCGCTCGACCAGCAGCCGGGCTGTGCTGGCCGCATATTTCGTAATCTCCAGCACCTCGGCCTCGCCCCGTCCTTCCGCCAACAGCGCAAAGAACTGGGCGCGCCGTCGTTCAACGGCATCGGTACTCGCTTTATCGAGAGCCCAGAAGACCTCAGCGTCATGCTGGAACGTCACCGGTGCATCGAACGTTGGCACCCCGCAGTTTACTCGAGAATTAATCGGAATCCGTATCAGTCCCGACTCCAACATACAAGCTGACTTGACATACCAAGTTCAGTCGGTCAGGGAGGCACCGAGAGGGTCGCCCTTACTTCAGTTCGCTGGCGTCGTACGTCAATGAGGCAGGAACGAGCTGACCAGCCTGAAATCGGTAGACAACCACCAGTCGCCCTGTGAAGGCCCAGTCCTTCCGCACCTCAACCAGCGCCATCAGGTGCCCGCCGCGCACGTCCCAGCGCACCTGGTCACCGATCCGCGCAGGGTGAGGGCCGCCTGCTCCCTCTGGCAGAGAGAGGTGTATCAAGCGGCCCCCGAAGGCCAGGCTGGCTGGTCCAAAGCGCACATGCGTGCGCAGGTACGGGAGGGGCGGCGCCACGGCAATCTCGCGCAGGTTGGGCAGGGTCACGACACGCACGTCGTAGACAGCCACGCCTGTGCCTTCGTCGGTCATGAGGGTCACGACCAGGTCGGCGTGACGGTCACCAGTCACGTCATTGACGGCCAGACCGGGCCAGAAGGTCGGGTTGCTGATGCTGCGCCATGCCGGAAAGGTGCGCGTGACCGGGCCTGCAATCACGCGGAGGCCCTGAAGATCCTGAGACAGTACCGGGTTCAGCGTCAGGAGCTTCACGTCTGGCCTGATGAACTGCGCCACCATGGTACCGGCTGGAAGGCGACCGTATGGCGAGGGGGAAGGCACTGGCACCTGCCCGGCTACGGCAGCGTGTGACAGCAGCAGGAACAGGGCGGCAATCCGTGGGGCGCGCATGACCCAGTATGGTCTGGTGTCAACAGCCCTGACATGAACCGCGCCTTATTGAAGCAGTTCGACACCCGCAAACAGCGCCCCTCTTACCCGGGGTCCATCAGCCTAGCCGACTTTGAAGCCCAACACCCCGCAAGCCTGCGGCGCATCGCTTAACCTGAGCGACGCAGCAGAAGGTCAACCCCACCGAGGACCTGCACCCCACTTACGTTCTCCATCTGGCCTGAACTTCTCTGTCTTGTTCTCGGAGGTGCTCCCATGCAGACGACCCAGGCCCGTTATGCGCTCGCATTCATGCTGCTCTGTAGCGTCGCTGCGGCATCGCCTCCCCTGGCTCTGTCCACCAGCAATGGCGTGACCACACTGAGCGGCAAAGTGACAGGGTGGACGCTGGGCGCGCGCACCCTCGCCTTTTCGGAACCCGGACAGGAACTGGCACGCGGGAAGATGAACGCGGACGGTACGTTTCAGATCGCGCTCCCGACCGCTGCGCAGCTGAAACATCTGACCACCAACGTCGGGGAGATGTACGACGTGGTCGGCTGTGACAACCAGTCATCCGACTACGACATCTCGAACCGTGAAGCCGATCTGTACTGGCTGCCCCTCATCTCGGTGCTGAAAACACGCCCCGATCCCAGGGCGCCGTTTGAGCGTGCTCAGCTGTACAACCTGGCCACTGGAGGCAAAGATCAACTCCGGCTGGTGTACGCCACGGACGACACAACGGTTCGCGTCGCCATCTCCTGCCCTGCGTTTGGCAGCGATAAAAGTGTCGTTTACGACCTGCATGTGGCCCCTGGCTGGAACATGGTGCTCGACCGCCTGGGCAGCGAAACGAACATTCGGAATGCGCCGAGCAGTCTGGACACGCGCTGGCTCTACGGTGTTCGGTAGAGCCTGGCTTCGCGGTTAACGCAGCCATCAACATTCTGAAGCTCGGACTCCGTATGGCGGGGCACGCCAAAACGGGGGAGGAAACTCCCAAAACGCTTGTGGAGATGAATGTCAACCCAGCTCAGGCTGGTAGCTCATCGCTGAAGCAAGAATCCCACTGATGTATCTGTGGGAGTGTCAACTTTCATTGCCGTGGATCGGCGCACCCCCTTCAGGCTCTGGTTGCAAGGTGCCGTGCCACATCGTGTGCCGCTTGGTGGACATGACCCTGTGGGCAAAACGTCCGTGTCGGCTCCACCCTCGTGCTCAGAAAGGCATGCACCGTCAAGCCCTGTAACAAAAACTGAAAATACTTTGAGTTGTCTCTTTTGTTATTTCGCTCATTTCGTTCAAGTCGTCCATTTCGTACACTTGCTCTAGGAGACCCGACATGACTGCCCCCTTTGTTCCTACCCCCGACGACACCCAGGCTGCCCAACTTCAGCTCGACATGCTCCGTGCCCAGGCCGGCCGCCTCCCTGTTCGACTCGCAGAAGTCCTGGATGGCCTCCTCCAGGATCTCGCCGCCGGACGGGCCGTCCAGGTCATCACCCTCGAAGAGGAGATCAGCACCCAGCAGGCCGCTGAGCTCCTCAACGTCAGCCGCCCGTATCTGGTGAAACT
It encodes:
- a CDS encoding alpha/beta fold hydrolase, which codes for MDEHRIGLQPILRRIWAPTGQLLVCPVPPRSEWRYIYAFVCPESGHSRIWLVPEVSNAAYQAVMAAFATRVAAGADHHILVVEDGAGFHVSADTGLLAGLQRVTLPPYAPELQPAERVWQLTDATVANTCFKPLAALMETLGQQCAWLETQHDLLTHQTLFHWWPLCRNSSESISPRAERLCSGMPPLTRRTFRPALASAVRSDTWRTVPAGRSMFSTIRGVRTHARRYGTGLHAPIVIVPGLGCASWMYRRLAHLLAASHTVWLYDPPGHGLSAGHLHNANHPDQLTEHLAQWVEATALQGTALLGHSLGAEVVIQLAARFPHLSGPLIACAPTGIPENPAIHLQVGHLLQDLPRERPGFWPWCVSAYVRAGPLRFYQLARSIRSQTVLPLLALVHVPVLILTGSEDRVVDAQTVSNLMGRFGHVTAVQVQGAPHALTDRNAAEICGRTQQFLSAVAQR
- a CDS encoding winged helix-turn-helix domain-containing protein, translating into MLTPEEQQGLAARLHRDVQQQIVWAGKQVQDWMLQTSGKQVSVSRTYEFMRAAGFSPQNPRPRQINGDEAVKEAFKSKR
- a CDS encoding excisionase family DNA-binding protein, encoding MTAPFVPTPDDTQAAQLQLDMLRAQAGRLPVRLAEVLDGLLQDLAAGRAVQVITLEEEISTQQAAELLNVSRPYLVKLVESGALPHRKVGPRRRLHLQDVLAYRARLEAQRQAALQALADDLQELGLD